The following nucleotide sequence is from Psychroserpens sp. Hel_I_66.
AGACGATACTTCCGAGACCGACGATTTCCGAAGAATTAGAGATCGCTATCTTTGATAATATTTGCCTTGTTTTTTCAATTTCTGCTAATTGAGTTCCTGCTTTCTCGCGTTCTAATTGCAGCATCGCACGACCCGTCTCGTGTTTATCTCCTGCGGAACTTTTTGTTTCTGAAGTTAATGATTCTTGAATTTCGTTAATTGTATTTTGAATCGTTTGGAACCTGTTAGCGATAAATGATGAACACTGGTCATACAGTTCCTGTTTGATGTTATTTCGCTTTTTCATCACTTGTGGAATAATTTAATGGTCCGAAATAATTCATTTGTTTTGTAATCCATGCTTTTCTACTTTCAATGTAAGACGTCGCTGGATTTGCTCTGTATCGTATAGGGTTTGGTAAAATTGAAGCAATAGCTGCAGCTTCGTATTTAGATAACTTAGCAGCCGATTTTTTAAACCAATATTGAGATGCAGCTTCAGCTCCATAAATACCTGGTCCCATTTCTATACTGTTGAGATAGACTTCCATGATGCGTTCTTTGCTCCAAATTAATTCAATTAAAAAAGTAAAATATGTCTCTAAACCTTTACGTAACCAACTGCGCTGTGGCCAAAGAAATACATTTTTTGCAGTTTGCTGACTTATCGAACTTGCGCCTTTTAAGCGTTTTCCTTTTTTGTTGTTTTCGTATGCTTTTTCAATTGCTTCTACGTCAAAACCGTGGTGATTCAAAAAATTTTGGTCTTCGCTACAGATTACTGCTAATTGTAGATTATTTGAAATTTCTTCAATTGGCACCCAATCATGTTCCCATCC
It contains:
- a CDS encoding 3-oxoacyl-ACP synthase encodes the protein MKKRNNIKQELYDQCSSFIANRFQTIQNTINEIQESLTSETKSSAGDKHETGRAMLQLEREKAGTQLAEIEKTRQILSKIAISNSSEIVGLGSIVYTTKANYFIAVSAGELLVETNKFYAISANTPISQLILGKKAGDEVQFRDEVFKILEVI
- the mtgA gene encoding monofunctional biosynthetic peptidoglycan transglycosylase, which translates into the protein MKFIKRLFKFIFKTILCLFVFSIVIVFVFKWVPVPITPLMVIKNIEQTDDSKKGWEHDWVPIEEISNNLQLAVICSEDQNFLNHHGFDVEAIEKAYENNKKGKRLKGASSISQQTAKNVFLWPQRSWLRKGLETYFTFLIELIWSKERIMEVYLNSIEMGPGIYGAEAASQYWFKKSAAKLSKYEAAAIASILPNPIRYRANPATSYIESRKAWITKQMNYFGPLNYSTSDEKAK